One part of the Bdellovibrio bacteriovorus genome encodes these proteins:
- a CDS encoding DMT family transporter, translating into MAYVYLAAAIIFEVFGTITMKYSEGFTKVLPSVLTVACHGICFISLTVALKYLPVSNVYAIWAGVGTALMAFLGLVIFNEPLPLQKVVATTLIIAGVVILNLGEGKKTEEQVAKVEATHIEPIPSAVVVPVPAAPVASAAPRNAG; encoded by the coding sequence ATGGCATACGTGTATCTTGCAGCAGCAATTATATTCGAGGTTTTCGGTACGATCACGATGAAGTACTCAGAGGGGTTTACAAAGGTGCTCCCATCCGTGCTCACAGTAGCATGTCATGGAATCTGCTTTATAAGCCTCACTGTGGCGCTTAAATATCTTCCGGTCAGTAACGTGTACGCGATCTGGGCGGGAGTGGGAACAGCCTTGATGGCATTCCTGGGACTGGTTATTTTCAATGAGCCTTTGCCTCTGCAGAAAGTGGTGGCGACAACATTGATCATTGCTGGTGTCGTTATTTTGAACCTGGGTGAAGGCAAAAAAACCGAAGAGCAAGTAGCCAAGGTTGAAGCCACACACATTGAGCCGATTCCGTCGGCCGTGGTTGTGCCGGTGCCAGCAGCGCCCGTTGCCTCGGCAGCTCCGCGCAACGCGGGTTAG